The nucleotide window ACTGTCTCTCTGCTGGCACTGAACTTGTTCATCAATTCCTTCTCTGTGGGGAGTTTATCCCCGACGGAGTATTTCCCGGACTTGAGTTCTTCGAGCAAGTAACGTTCAATGAGAGTGTACTTTGGAGTGATGGCAATCGCCCCCAGTTAGAATGTACGTACATATGGAATTTTACACTTCAATATTAGTTGAGTCAAGTTTTCTTGGCAAGGAGTAGTCTCGATCGATATTTGCCTTTCAAAGGGTTATTCGGAGAACAGACCCTTCTGACAGAAAGGAGAACACCTGCCGGTGAGAATAGCCGTAAGGCCCTTTCCAGAGCTTCTTTTCGAGAAGATCGAGATGATATACTTCAATCGGGAGGTGGAAAAATGAATAAATTGCTGCTTGTAGTATTGATGGTTGTGATTCTTTCTGTTTCTGCGTATGGATACACTTTCAACACAAACAATATCGGAGCTTCAATCGCATACTTTCCCTTCATCCTTCAAACTTTCTCGGCAAGGGGATATTATCACTTCGGTTTCAAGATAACGAATCCCTGGAGTATTGGCCCGATAGATTTCACTCAAGTTATGTTGTACGCCGGTCCCACAGTTTCTTACAGCTATGACAACGTTCATCACAGTCTTGAGGCAGGTATCAGCGGCAGACTCTTTTCTGGAATCGAAAATCTCTCTTTCAATCTTTTTGGCAGAAGATTCATGATTGCCGTAGGCCTAAGAGGTTCATCTACCTTCTCTTTCTCGACATTGAAGCTTTCAAAGCCTCAAATATCACCGGCACTGAGCATTATCGACGTCACCAAAATGACAGACAGAATGAATTACTCGCTGTTCTTCTGGCCGCTGCCGGTTCTGCTGGGATTTGATCTGTACTTCTAATTGTTCATTGCTGTTGTTCCTTTGTACTTCTGTCTCTCACAACAAACAGGAGTAGGCATAGAAGAATGAACTCTTCCGGCTGAAGGATTTTCTGATATGAAAGCTACTGAGAGGATGTGATCCGCTTATGAGAGTATTCTCTGTTATGGGCAGTCCGAGATTGAAGGGCAATACTATGCTTGTTCTGGATAATTTCATGAAGGGAATGAGAGAGGGACATGATAAGCTGGAACTGAAATCCGCCTTTCTTCATGGGAGGAAGATCGAACCGTGCGCGGGCTGCGACAAATGCAAGAATGATAGTGAATCCTGCGTAATTAATGACGACATGCTTGATCTCTATGGTGAAGTCGTTGCAGCCGATGTGATTATCTTCTCTACACCTATTTACTGGTGGAACATGAGTGCTCAGTTGAAGACTTTCCTTGACAGATTGTACGCGCTCGACTACGAAAAGGCCTTCAAAGGAAAGAAGTTAGTTCTTCTCATGACTTACGGTGGTGAGGATCCTAATTCTGGAGCCGAGATTGTCGAAAAGAGCATGAGGGAGATCTGTGACTTCGTTTCTATGGAGTTTTCTGTGAGCTTCGGAATGTGCAGTGAACTGAGTGAAGATGAAAGAGCTCAGGCTCTTGAAAAGGTATACAATCTTGGTTTTGATCTTTGAGCGCTTCATGCGAACCGGCAGAATTTTGAAAGAATCGATTTGGCTTGAGTCCTTTCAGAGTCGAAGATAGCGTTGAATTTCCTCCAAGGGAATTATGAGATTCGAATCTCTGCCACATTCAGATAGCGCTCCTTTCTATGGTAATCATTACCCACATAATCTTCTGTTGAGTTCAATCATCTTGTTCCTCAGTTCCAGAATCCCCTAGAATTCACGCATCTCTTCAGTCTAGCATCTCACTTATTCGCTCTCACTTTTTTACCAAGAGAAGAACCAGGACGCGTAGCGTAAGAACTAGAGCCGCTTTTCTCTCTCTTGCGGGGGTCCTGTTTACGGCTCCTAAATGTGATCTCATCACGTGGGTATCGCGCACGCCCCGTACATATAGAGGTGACAGGAATGAAGTTAGAGGTTAGAAAGGCAGCAAGATCTAATTGCTCTTCTTATCTCTTCACTTTGGCTTCTTACGTTTTGTTGCCTCCTGCGAAGCAGCATCACTTCCTCGCGCAGCGAGTCTCACTTCCCCGGATGTTACTCCGGGCATAACTTCCTGGGATGTTCTTCCCAGCATCACTTCTGCTCTTTCCAGACCCTAGACCCAACGACCCCAGACCCGGCTCTTCCTTGCTCTTGATCTTAAATCCCCGCTTGAGCGGGGGGGACCGCTTGCGGTGGGGTGTGTGCTCTTTGAACAACGTTTAGAATAAGTTGGCCTGTTCGAAATTGAATGATATATTCGCTCTTAACTTTGTTTGGTCTGTGATCCATATGCATGCTCCTGCCAGAGACCAAGAACTAACATCGAGCAACCGTTCACATAGGACTATTTCTTAGCATCGGTTTTTTTCGCATACAAGGACCAACACCCTCCGCCACTACGTGGCCCTCCTCCCTCGAGGGAGGACTTAAGATGAGGATCATCAGGAGCAAAATACAAACTCAAGCGAGAACCAGAATTCTACTGGCATCTAGCTCCCTGACTAATGGTGGTGACGAGCTCTCCAAGAGCTGAGGAGGAGCATTCGTCTTTGCATGTTTTTTTGAAGCCTCATTTTCTTCAATTAGGTGTCTTGTTCATTTTTCTATCTATTGACAATCAGCGGTAACGGTATATAATATCTTTGACTAACCGGTCAGTCAGGAGGTTGAAATTGAAATCTTCAGATGTAAACGAGGCTCGAGAAAGAATAATAAAGTCATCGATTGAGTTGTTTTCTCAAAAGGGATTTCACGCCACAACTGCAAGCGAGATAGCGGAAGCTGCGGGGGTAACCAAAGGTCTCATATACTATTACTTCAATAGCAAGGAAGAGATTCTTAGCCGCCTTGTGGATTCTCTGCTAAAAGATGCGACGACGATAGCGATGGACTTCGTTCAGGCAAGTATTATCCAGATGATAAGAGATGGAGAGCTAGACATAGAGCATGACAGGATGAAGTTCATCGATGAAGATTCGGTGGCGCGTTTCGTGAAGAGGTCGATCTTCTATTACGACAAGATACTCAACTATCTCATTGAGCACAGGCTAATTCTAAGAATATTGATGTACGAATCCTTAAAAGAAAGCAAACACCACGACGACCTCTTCAGATTGCTTGATCTCACAAAAGATACCGAGGACAACCCGATTTTCAAATCGATTTCCGAAGCCGATAGCGACTTCAACTACTCGTCTGAAATGACGCTTTTCAAATTCTTCTTCTCGATAATTCCGCTTGTAACCTTTGCAGCTTACTACGACGACCTTAAAAAGAAGAGTCTGATGAGTGATGAGGAATTGCGCAACTCGTTTTTACAATCATTTCGAGTTGTTCTCTCTTCTCTGATAAAAGGGACCGAGATTTCACTGAGGACAGGAAATCCTGGTCAATCGTGATCAAAGATTGCCAGCGAGAATTCTTCACGAAGCTTTCTGGTGGGACTTTCTTGGTTTTGAAACGATTCTCATCTGGAATGAATGATTAGATAGA belongs to Mesotoga infera and includes:
- a CDS encoding flavodoxin family protein → MRVFSVMGSPRLKGNTMLVLDNFMKGMREGHDKLELKSAFLHGRKIEPCAGCDKCKNDSESCVINDDMLDLYGEVVAADVIIFSTPIYWWNMSAQLKTFLDRLYALDYEKAFKGKKLVLLMTYGGEDPNSGAEIVEKSMREICDFVSMEFSVSFGMCSELSEDERAQALEKVYNLGFDL
- a CDS encoding TetR/AcrR family transcriptional regulator, with amino-acid sequence MKSSDVNEARERIIKSSIELFSQKGFHATTASEIAEAAGVTKGLIYYYFNSKEEILSRLVDSLLKDATTIAMDFVQASIIQMIRDGELDIEHDRMKFIDEDSVARFVKRSIFYYDKILNYLIEHRLILRILMYESLKESKHHDDLFRLLDLTKDTEDNPIFKSISEADSDFNYSSEMTLFKFFFSIIPLVTFAAYYDDLKKKSLMSDEELRNSFLQSFRVVLSSLIKGTEISLRTGNPGQS
- a CDS encoding GntR family transcriptional regulator, encoding MERYLLEELKSGKYSVGDKLPTEKELMNKFSASRETV